The Paenibacillus spongiae nucleotide sequence ATTTGACCTGCGACATAGCCCTCCGATTCGATGAATGATTCCGTCTGCGGATCGTACAGCGCAAGCGCGCACACAAACCGGGCATCGCTTAGAAGCTTGGATCCGTCCGGAAGCGGCTCCTGCTTACCGGATTCAAATCCGGCAAGCTTCGCAAGCTCGGCAAGCAGCTTGGCATTATTGCTAGCATCATTGGCGCCAGCGCCGGAATATCTGGCCGAATAGATGCCGGGCTCACCGTTAAGTTTGGCTACGGCGAGGCCGGAATCGTCCGCAAGCACAGGCAGCTTCAACGCCTCCGCTACCGTCTTCGCCTTCTTGCGCGCATTCTCGGCAAAGGTAGCGCCGTCCTCGACCACATCGGGCAATTCCGGATAATCGAACATGCTGACAACATTCATGCCCAGCTTACCGAACGCAAGCGCAAATTCCCGCACTTTGCCGGCGTTCTTCGTAGCAACGACGACCGTTCCGCCGTTCTTCATACGTTTGCCGTTCCAATCCGGCTGCCAATTGCGCCGAGCGCTTCCCGCTGCTTGGCAACGAGCTGGCCAATGCCGTCCTCAGCCGCGGCCAGTAGGGAATCAAGCTCTTGGCGGGAGAAGGGCGACTCCTCGCCCGTTCCTTGAACCTCAACGAATTTCCCGGCTCCGGTCATGACCACGTTCATGTCCACCTTTGCCTTGGAATCCTCTTCGTAGTTCAGATCAAGGAGCGTCTTCTCCTGGATGACCCCGACACTGACCGAGGCCAGATAGTCCGTGAGCGGATATTTGGTGAATGGATGGTTCTGGTTCAGCTTATGTACTGCCAGAGCCAGTGCAAGGAATGCACCGGTAATGGATGTCGTGCGCGTGCCGCCATCCGCCTGAATCACGTCGCAATCAATCGTGATGGTCCGTTCGCCGAGCGCTTGCAGGTCGACGACCGAACGGAGCGCCCTGCCGATCAAGCGCTGGATTTCCATCGTGCGGCCGGTTAGCTTCCCCTTCGCTGATTCGCGCTGATTACGCGTCTGCGTCGCGCGAGGGAGCATGGAATATTCCGCCGTAATCCAGCCTTTGCCCTGCCCTTTCATGAAGGGAGGCACTCTTTCTTCCACAGAAGCCGTGCAGATCACTTTCGTATCGCCAAATTCTATGATTACGGAGCCTTCCGCATATTTATTCGTGTTCATCTCAATGGTGACCGGCCGAAGCTCGTTCCATTGTCGTCCATCTGTTCTCATGTTCCGTAATCCTCCAATTTCTTCTTACCCCGTAGTCGTACGGCACTAAGCCATTCCGTACCATTTTACCAAAGACAAGCATGAATTGCACCTGATCGCAATCCGCTCATCCCCTCTTTAGAGGATAATTCCGCAGAAATCCGCGTTGGCTCAGCGGTTGAAGCTGGTTGGAACCTCTATCCCGCCGCATAAAGAAAGAGCTCAAGCCGTCAAGGACGGTCTGAGCTCTTTCCTGCGCGTTGCTTTATAGGCGGATTAAGATTTAAAGGCGTTCATATGGTCAGGACGGCTAACCGGCTGGCTGTAGGACTGGTTATTCGTATCCACGACATCGGTCTTGCCGTTGATTTTAATTTGGACTTTGCCGAAGCCTGTATTCTCAGTCAGCGCCAGCACGACAGCTTCCAGCATCTCGGCCGGCTGTTGGACGCCTTCCTTATAGGCGCTGTCCTCCAGATCAATGGTGACGATATCATTCTTCTTCGTGATGTCCTTGACGACCACATCCGGCGTGATGACCGCATTCAACCGGGTGCCATTGCTGAGCGGGCCGGCAATAAGCTGATCGATGGCGGCCTTCGCCTTATTATTCGTCCGGTTAATCAGACGGGTGACCGGAACATAATAGGGTTCGTCGTCTGGCGTAACAGCGGAGAAATACAAGGTGACGGCAGTCGACTGACTGTAGTTGAGCCCTTCGGCGGCTTCCAGATTGATGCCCACAGTCCTGGTCATAGGCTGGTCGAGCGGCATCCCTTCCACCGGCATTTCAGTCAGCTCCTCGCCTTCCAGCCAAATCTGAACCTTCTGTATGCCTTCCATTCCGGTCAGCGTCCATGTCACGGCTTCAACGATCCTGCGCTCCTCGGAAGCGCTGTAATCACCGAACGATTTGGAGAAATCGACGATGGCCAGCTTTTGATCCGGTACGATCTTAAAGTCCTTTACTTGAGTCCCTTTCGGCAGTACCGCCTGGAACCCTTCAGGCAGCTCGCTCGCCAGCGCGCCGCCGTCGACCATCAATTCAAGCGCCTTCTGACCGGCCTTCTCCTCATTACCGAGCGCAGCAAGCACAGTAACCGGGGCGAGCAGATTATTCGAATCCTTCAGATACACAGTCATCTGCGTCTGCTGTCCTTGCGTGTCGGTTTGTCCGGTTACATTGCCTTCACCTTGGCTGGCGTTGTTCTGAGCAGCATTTTGAGGCGGATCGATTTGATTGCTTGCTTCCTGCGAGAATAGCCCGCAGCCGGTCGTCAGAATGGGCAGCGCCAGCGCTCCGGCGAGCGCAGCCCGGCGAAACAGGCGGTAGTGAGTCATGTCGGTTTTTCCTCCCTTTTCGAATGGATGCATTTGGTACAAGTCCTCTTTTGTAGTACTATGTATACGAGCCCGGAATACGAATTAGACCAGCTTTGTCCCACATTTCTAGACAAGAGGTGCATCCGATGACGAAATCCAATATGTACAGCTTGAACAGCCAGAAGGTTGCGGCCGCAACCGAAGAGTGGCTCACGAACCGCGGCGTCAGCAAGATGCAGATTGCGGAGCTTGTGCTTTTTCTCCAGAAGGATTACTTTCCGGAACTGGATCTTCAGGAATGCGAGAACAACGTCGATGCCGTCCTGAGTAAACGCGAGGTGCAAAATGCCATTCTCACCGGCATCCAACTGGACCTGCTCGCAGAGGAAGGCAAGCTGATGACTCCGCTGCAGGAAATGATCGAGAACGACGAGGGGCTATACGGCTGCGATGAAATATTAGCCTTATCGATCGTGAACGTATACGGCAGTATTGGTTTCACCAATTTCGGCTATATCGATAAGCTTAAACCAGGCATACTGAAGAAACTCAACGACAAGAATGATGTCCCCTGCCACACGTTTCTGGATGACATCGTCGGCGCTATAGCTGCCGCAGCCAGCAGCCGCATCGCCCACCGCAAGCAAGCCGAGCGCGAAGGCAGCACCACCCCGCCGCTCGATTAACGACAGAAGACCGTCCATTGGAGCAGCATGCTCTTGTGGACGGTCTTTTTTGATGAGACGCGGTTGGGCAGCTGTGCGTCACATGTAACGCTCTTTTTCGGCGTTACAGACGTTGCTGGACTCTGCTCCTCGAGGGCGGATGCTCTGCTGCCGCAGCTGGCAGAAACATCGACCGGGACGTCAACAGCTCAGCCATTATGCCACAACCAAAACTTGCCTAAGAGCTGAATATTCACCGCCCCGGAGCTTTAGCGGAATCCGGCAGCTGCCAGGTGCCCGCAGATATAGAAAGGACCTCTCGACGTCGTTGTCAACTCGTCAAGAAGTCCTCATCTCTACCGGCGCTCCAACGCCTCTATGGTACGTATTGCCGCCTCCTTGCCCTGCCGGATGCAGTCGGGCAAATCGAAGCCGTCGAATGCCGCGCCGGTTGCCCATACGCCCGGCAGCTTGGCGGCAAGCTCGCCGCGCATGGCGCCGATTTGCTGGAGATGGCAAACCGGATATTGCGGCATGGAACGGTGCAGCCTTGTGATCACCGTGAAAATCGGCTCGGCGGTGATGCCCATCAGTTCGCGAATGTCGTGTTTGACCGCTGCTGCGAGCTGGTCATCGGGCAAATCCACATCCGCTTCGTCTCCTGCGCGACCAGTATTGCACCGAAGCAGACATTGATCCGCTGGGCTAGCGTGCGGCCACTTGGCTGAAATCCATGTGCATGCTGTAATGGACGTACCCTCCGAGCGGGGGATAACGAACTCCGATCCGTCAGACTCAAGACCGAACGTCTCTTTCTTGAAAGCCATTGTTACGTTGGCGACCGACACATAACGAACAGCTCTCAGCGCAGCCGCATCAATATGGGGCTCCAACAGATCTGCGGCATCATAAGCAGGCATTGCCAGCACGATTCCGTCCGCTTCAATCGTTTCACCGTTGCTGAGTACCACTCTATATGGATATCCACGCTCAGCTTCCCGGGCGGTGTCAATATTCACACCGGGAAAAAAGCCATCCGCAGGTTCGATGCGAACCGCCTTCGTCTCCATCCTCCGTTCGACGCCGATGAGCGACCGGTCAAGCGCATTCACCATCGTCGCAAGCCCGCCCTTGAACGTTAAGAAAGCGGTACGCGCAGACGCTGGCAGCTTATCCGCGTCCACTGCTGCAGCCGGCGTCTTGCCGCGGCTGGCTTTCATGCCTCTGATAAGACTGCCGTATTTACGCTCCGATTCCCCGAATTGCGGGAACGCGGCCTGCAAGCTCAACTTGTGCAGGTCTCCAGCATAAATACCGCCAAGCAGCGGCTCCGCGATCCGTTCCATCACTTCCGGGCCGAGCCGCCGCGACAGAAAGCTGCCCAGCGACTCGTCGTCGTCCGTTTTCTTGGCAGGCAGCACCAGATCCATCAACGCACGAAGCTTGGCTCCCCAAGTCAGGATGCCTGTCTTCACGAACGGAGCAATCTCCGTCGGAATGCCGAGCATCAGGCCGGGAGGCATCGGATGAAGCTTGCCGCGATGCATGATATACGTCTTCTCGGCGGCCGGATTCGTCCCGATGAGCTCCTGATCGATGCCAAGCTCGAACGCGAGATCGATGACCGGTTTCTTGCTCGCCAAGAAGGAATCCGGCCCGCGTTCGATAACGAAGCCGTCGCGATGCAAGGTGCTGATTTTGCCTCCGAACCGTTCAGCCGGATCGACGATGGTCAGCTCCGGCTTCCTCCCCCTCGCCGCTGCTTCCCGAAGAAAATAAAAAGCGGAGCTCAGTCCGCTGATCCCGCCGCCAATCACGACGATCCGATCAGGTTGTCCGATTCTCCGCATAAGCTTCATCTCCTACAAAATTTTAACGAGGCAATCTGCCGGCAATAATCGCGTCCAATTGCTCGCAGCGTGTATGTAAGTGATCATCTAACGCCATGGATCCTTGGCTTCCACCGATTCCGCAAGGGTCTGCATGTAGAATGGATCCGTGTTCAGCATTTCGATACGTTCGAACTTCATGCCAAGCCCGCCTGCCGCTGTCTTCGCTTCGATATCGAGGTCGTACAGGACCTCCAGATGATCCGACACGAAGCCGATGGGTACGGAGAGCACCTGCTTGTACTCCTTATCGGCCGTCTCCTGCAGCGTCTCGAGAATATCCGGACCAAGCCAAGGCTCCCGGGTTCTTCCCGCGCTTTGCCAAGTAAATTCCCAATCCGTCACGCCCGCCCGCTGCGCGATCGCCGACGATGTTTCCAGCAGCTGTTTCTCGTAGGGATCATTCGATTCCCGGATTCGGACCGGCAGACTGTGAGCGCTGAACAGCGCCTTAATCGGCTGCTTCCGGTCAAATTTGGCGAGCGCGGATACAACCCGATCTACAAGCGCTTCGATCAGCTTCGGATGAAGATGGTAACTTTCCACGGATACCATTTCGATTCCGACCTCATCCGCCTTATCCTTGGCCCGTTTATTATATCCGCCGACGCTCATCGTGGAATAATGCGGTGCGAGCACAATGGTAACAGCGCGCTTGATTCCGTCCTCCGCCATCTTAGCAACGCCATCCTCGATGTAGGGCGAAGCATGCTTCAGCCCTTGATAACAGGCATAACGTCCAGGTGCCAGCGCATCCAATGCGGCTTGAAGACCCGATACCTGCCGATTCGTATTCTCGCGGAGCGGGAACACGCCGCCGACCACGGCTTCGTATCGTGCGGTCAATTCCGCCAGCTGCTCCGCAGTCGGAGCATGTCCGCGCCGGATGTGCGTGTAATAAGCCTCTATGCCCTCCATACTTTCCGGTGTCCCGTAAGACATCACGAGCACGCCGATCCGATTGTTAGACATGCTGTGACTCCTTCCGTCCTAAGCGGGCAATGGCTTCTTCGGAATAACCGTGTATGAATTCGGTCAACGCCCGCAATTTATCGAGAGACGCTTCCGGGAACAGCCCGTGTCCAAGGTTGAAAATATATCCTGGCTTCTCGATGCCTTGATCGATAATGTCGCGGGCGTACGATTCGATCGTTTCCATCGGAGCGGTCAGCACATACGGATCCAGATTCCCCTGGACCGCATAAGCGTCTTGCAGACGGCGGCGGCCTTCAGTTACCGAAACCCGCCAATCGAGTCCGATTACGTCCGCCTTCACGTTTCCAAGCAGAGGAAGAAGCTCCCCTGACGCCACGCCCGGGAAATAAATTTTGGGCTGCGGCAGATCCGACAGCTCATCGAAGATCCGTTCAATGGTTGGCAGCACGTACATCTTGAAATCGTTAGGCGATAGAGCGCCTACCCAGCTGTCGAACAGCTGGAACGCCTTGCCTCCGGCGGCCATATGAGCGCGCAAGTAGGCAATAACCATATCGCCGAGCTTATCCATCAATTGATGCCAAATCGCCGGTTCGCTATACATCAGCGTCTTAGTCCGTATGTACGACTTGGACGGGCGTCCTTCGATGAGATAGCTTGCGATCGTGAACGGAGCCCCGGCAAACGTAATCAAGGGAACCTCCAGCTCGCGGTCCAGAATGCGTATCGTCTCCAGCACGTGGGAGAGATCGCCTTCCACATCGATCGGCTTAAGCCGCTGAATGTCTGCGGCGGAGCGGATCGGATTGTCGATAACGGGTCCAACATTCGGCACGATATCGAAATCGATGCCGATCGAAGCGACCGGATTCATAATATCCGAGTATAGAATTGCTGCATCGACGCCGAGCTTCTTGACCGGCATAAGCGTAACTTCAGCAGCCAGCTCCGGCTGGCGGCAAATTTCGAGGAGCGAGTATTTTTCCTTTATCTTACGGTAATCGGGATCATAGCGTCCCGCTTGTCGCATATACCAGACGGGCACGCGATCGACGGATTCCTTCCGACAAGCCCGGATGAAACGGTCGTTATAGCTCATTGACCTTCCCCATTTCTATCATTTTCCCTTCGTTTCCATTATGCCCTTTTTACAAAGACGTAACAACCGCCACAGATCGACTTTCATTGACAAACATATGACAAATGGCTGGCCGCAAACCATGGCTGCATACAAAACGTTCCTGTTTACAAAACATTATTAAACCGTTAACACACGATTAATACATGCCCCTGAAAATAGGACAGGTAAAGCAAATGACCTTTAGAGGAGTTGTTTGAACGTGGGCATGGATAATAATATGGATCGCCGTACTTTCTTATCTTATTTGGGATCTGGTGCGGCTGCGCTGGCCGTCGCATCGAGCGGACTTGGGGTTCTGAACGGCAAGGCTTCGGCGGAATCCGCCGCTAACCATCTGTTCGGATTCAAGACGAATAAAGTATCCGGCTACTTCGAACCGATCGAGCCTTCATCGGCTGACGAGCTTATCCTGCCGAAGGGCTTCAAATACGACGTAGTCGCCGCTTATAACGACATCATCAACCCCGCAGGCGATACTTTCGGCTTCAACAACGACTTCACGCTATACTTCCCGATCAACGGATCGAATGAACGCGGCCTTCTGTGGGTCAACCACGAGTACTCCAGCGAAGTGTTCGTCCACGGGGAGAAAAAAGGCGGTAAATACACAGCGGAGCAAATCAAACAAATGCTGTACGTCCAAGGCGGATCGATCATTGAAGTGTACCGCGACGCCAATGGCGTATGGAAGCTTGATCCGACCTCGAAATACGGCCGCCGCGTAACCGGCTTGACCCCTTTTGAGCTCACAGGGCCGGCACGCGGTTCCAAGGCTGTCAACAATGCTACGAAGGTTCAAGGCACGTTCGCGAACTGCTCCGGCGGAATGACGCTGTGGAACACCGTGCTTTCCTGCGAAGAAAACTATGAAGGAACAAGCGCCGACGCCGGTCTGGATGCGACGCATTACGGCTGGGTCGTTGAAGTCGATCCTTTCGATCCTAGCTTTGCGGTACGCAAGCATACGGCACTTGGACGCTTCCATCACGAGAACGCTGCCGTCGGTTTGGCCAAGGATGGACGGGTTGTCGTTTACATGGGCGACGATACGACGGATGCATGCGTCTATAAGTTTGTAAGCAAAGGCAAATATAACCCATCCGCCGGGAGAAGCAACAGCGACCTGTTGAAGGAAGGAACGCTGTACGCCGCCGACATGAAGAGCGGCAAATGGATTGCCCTTACCATCGAAGCCGTAACGAAGGCGCTGAAGGACGAGAAGTTCAAGATTCCTTCTTCTGTCAAGGCTACGAAGGAAGAACTGCTTGCCAAATATAAGGAACAGGCCGATGTGCTTGTCAACACGCCGGAAGTCGCTAATTTGCTGGGCGCAACACCTACGGACCGTCCGGAAGATCTGGAGATCAGCCCGTTCGACAACACGATCTTCATTGCCCATACGAACAATGATAAGCACGGCAACATTCACGGCCATATTACCCGCTTCTTCGAAAAAGGCAGCGACCTCGGCGCGACGGAATTCGATTTCGAAATATTCGCTGCAGGCGGACGTCAAAGCGGATTCAGCGCGCCGGACAACCTGACATTCGACAGCAACGGCAACCTGTGGACCGTAACCGACATCTCTTCCTCCAAGCTGGGCAAAGGCGTCTATACGACATTCCAGAACAATGGCGTGTTCGTCATCCCGACGCATGGCTCGAACAAAGGCGAGGCGCTGCAATTCGCATCCGCCCCGATTGAAGCCGAAATGACCGGCCCTTGGTTCACGCCGGACGAGCGTACCTTGTTTATGGCTGTTCAGCACCCGGGTGAAGAGACGTCCGATCTGAAAAAGCCGACAAGCAAATGGCCGCACCGGAAGGGCGATACGATGCCGCGCCCGGCTGTCGTTGCCATCAGCGGTTTTAAACTATAAAGCAAACACGAGAAGGGAGATTAACCAATGCCATTCGGAAATATCGGTATAGGCGGACTTGTCTTGATTCTTATCATTGCCCTCATTATTTTTGGACCTTCCAAGCTTCCTGAGCTTGGGCGCGCATTCGGCCGGACATTAAGCGAATTCAAAGGCGCGACACGCGGTCTCGTGAACGGCGAAGACGGCGATTCGAAGAAAGACGACGCAGAAGCGCCTGTCTCCGCAGCAGCAAACAAATAAGATGAAGAATCCGAACGAGCAGAACGTGATCGGCCATCTGGAGGAAATGCGCAGCCGGCTGATCCGGACGCTGATCACGTTCATCGTAGCGACGGCTGCAGCTTTCATCTATGTTCGCGATATCTATCATTGGCTTGCGAGAGATGTCGACCAAAAGCTCGTCGTGCTTGGTCCCTCAGACGTCATGTGGGTCTATCTGATGATTGCTGGCGTCGTCGGTATCGCAATTACATTGCCGATTGCCGCCTATCAATTGTGGAAGTTCGTGAGGCCCGCCCTTCCCGAACAAGCGAGACGTTCCACGCTCGTCTTCATACCGGCGATCAGTCTGTTATTTATGATCGGCATCGCTTTCGGGTATTTCATATTGTTCCCGATGGTGCTCGGCTTCATGGAGAAGATGGCAGGCGAGGATTTTGCCACGATGTATACGGCTCAGAAATATTTCACGTTCATGATTCATATGACGGTACCGTTCGGCTTTCTGTTCGAAATGCCCGCCATCGTGATGTTTCTGACCAAGCTCGGGATTCTGAATCCTAAGCGCCTGGCCAAAGCGCGCAAGCTTGCCTACTTCATTCTGGCCATCATTGCCATTACGATTACGCCGCCGGATATTCTCTCCGATATTATCGTTATCGTCCCTCTCTTCCTGCTGTATGAAATCAGCATTACGATATCCAAGATCGTCTATCGTAAACAGCTGCAATTACAGACGGACGTCTAAGAAAATGCAAGCCTTCCTCGCAATATTCAGCCGGTCCGCTCCAGCGGGCCGGCTTCCCTTCTTTACCGATCTGTGCCCGCCTCGTTCGGACTTCATGTTTCGTTGTGCTATACTGGTTCTACTGGTTATTGAACGAGCAATGAGCGCAAGGAGGCAGGACAACGTTGGTACAATGGAAAAAAAACCTCATGGTGCTTTGGTTCGGACAATTTCTCGTTATGGCCGGGATGACGATGATCATTCCGTTTCTTTCGCTTTATTTGCAATCCGAACTCGGGCTTACCGACCCTCACGAAATTGCTACCTGGGCCGGTTTTATCTTCGCGGGCAACTTCATTACGGCATTCGTGTTTCAGCCGTTGTGGGGGAAGCTGTCTGACCGGTACGGACGAAAAATGATGCTGCTCCGTTCGGGCTTCGGCATGGCCATCGTTATGGTTCTGATGGGCTTTGCCACATCGCCTTGGCATCTGCTGCTGCTGCGGATGGTGAACGGCACCATATCCGGCTTCAACCCGGCATCCGTCTCGCTGATATCCGCGACAACCCCGAAGAACCGCATGGGCTTTGCAATGGGAACCCTTCAATCCGGAGGGATAGCGGGCACCATATTGGGACCGTTCATGGGCGGGCTGCTGGCCGATCAGGTCGGCTACCGGCCTATATTTTATATCACGGGCACGCTGCTGTTTCTCGCTTCATTGCTGGCCTTGTTCGTCGTGAAGGAATCCTTCGACCGAACGCAAGCGGCGCAAAAGCCCAATGTATCCGTGATCGAGGGGTTCCGCCGGCTCGGGCGAATCCCCCAGCTCATGTCATTATTCGCCGTTTCCTTCATGATTCAATTCGCTATGATCGGACCGATGCCGCTCATGCCGCTCTATGTGCAGGAGCTGCTTGGAACGACGGTCGATCTCGCATTCTGGGCCGGCTTCGTCGGATCTGCGGCGGGCTTATCCAATCTGGTAGCCGCCCCGCTCCTCGGCCGGCTCAGCGACCGGGTCGGACAAGAACGAATCCTTGGCATCTCACTGGTCGGGGCGGCCGTCATGTTCATCCCGCAAGCGATGGCGGACAGCGTGTGGCAGCTGCTTGTCTACCGGTTCATACAAGGAATGTTTCTGGGCGGCTTGATCCCATCCGTGAACTCGCTTATCCGCAAGCACACGCCCGATGGAATGGAAGGACGAGCATACAGCTTCAACAGCAGTACGCTAAGTCTCGGCAATATGATCGGGCCGGTGGTCGGCGGCTTCATCTCCGGCTGGATCGGCATCGAAGGCGTATTTCTCGTATCGTCCGGCTTGTTCATCCTTAACGCCATCTGGGTATGGCAAACACTCGCCAAACGAAACAATCGCGTGTCCCGCAGTTGACGGGCACGCGATTGTTTTGTTGAGTCGGCCTTATGATTTCACCATGGCAACCGCCAGTCCATCGTAAGCTGGAAGAAGCGTGCCGAGCAGCCTCTCTTCGTGGATCATCCGCTCATTGAATTGACGCATCGCGAGCACCGAAGGGCCGTTCTTATCCGGATCATAAATCCGGCCGTGCAGAAGCGCATTGTCCCCGACTATGATAGCCCCCGGCTTGGCCAGGCGGAGCGCCCAATCCAGATAAACCGGGTAGCTTTCCTTATCGGCGTCGATAAAGAAGAAGTCGAAGGTGCGTCCCTCTTCCGCCAGCTTCGCCAAGCTTTCCTTGGCGTCTCCGATCTTGTAGTCGACGATCGAACCGAACCCGGCGGCCTCCAGGTTGTCCCTGGCCACAACCGCGAATTCCTGAACCAGCTCCAGCGACGTTAGACGCCCGCCTTCCGCGAGGCCCCTGGCCAGACAGATTCCGCTGTAGCCCCCTAACGCCCCTATTTCCAGAACGTTCTCCGCCCGCGACATGCGAACCAGCATCGTTAACAGCTTCCCGTAACCGGGCGCAATCGATATCTCCGGCATCCCATGACTGCGGATCGTCTCCATGACGCGCGCTAAATCCACATCCTCCCCTAACAAGCCTTCGATGTACTGTTCTGCTGACATCCATGCCCCTCCCATTCTTGACGGATTGTAATTCATCCGGCGTTTGTCCTATACTTGATTGTATGATTTTAAGGGACCGGATACAACCGGAGATAGCGGAAGCGGAGTGATATTCATGAATAATTTGCAACTAATCGCCACAGCCCCTATGGGTCTTGAAGCCGTCGTGGCGCGAGAATTGAAGGACCTTGGCTATACGGAAACCAAAGTGGAGAACGGGCGGGTGACGTTCACGGGAGGGCTGGCGGATATTTGCCGCGCGAATTTATGGCTCCGCACCTCGGACCGCGTTCTGATCAAGATGGGTGAGTTCCCGGCGACCACCTTCGATGAATTATTCGAAGGCACCAAGGCGATCGAGTGGCCGGAATGGATTCCGGAAGACGGCGAATTCCCGGTTGAGGGCAGATCGCATAAATCCCAGCTTACAAGCGTTCCCGCTTGTCAGAGCATCGTCAAGAAAGCCGTTGTCGAGAAGATGAAGAGCGCCTACGGGACGGAGTGGTTCCCGGAGGATGGGCAGCGATACGTCATTGAAGTGTGGCTTCGCGACGACATCGCATTAATAACGCTCGATACGACAGGCCCGGGACTGCATAAGCGCGGCTACCGCAAGCTTGTGACCGAGGCTCCGCTTAAGGAAACGATGGCGGCCGCCATGATTCTGCTAAGTCGCTGGCGGCCT carries:
- a CDS encoding O-methyltransferase; this translates as MSAEQYIEGLLGEDVDLARVMETIRSHGMPEISIAPGYGKLLTMLVRMSRAENVLEIGALGGYSGICLARGLAEGGRLTSLELVQEFAVVARDNLEAAGFGSIVDYKIGDAKESLAKLAEEGRTFDFFFIDADKESYPVYLDWALRLAKPGAIIVGDNALLHGRIYDPDKNGPSVLAMRQFNERMIHEERLLGTLLPAYDGLAVAMVKS
- a CDS encoding THUMP domain-containing class I SAM-dependent RNA methyltransferase, with amino-acid sequence MNNLQLIATAPMGLEAVVARELKDLGYTETKVENGRVTFTGGLADICRANLWLRTSDRVLIKMGEFPATTFDELFEGTKAIEWPEWIPEDGEFPVEGRSHKSQLTSVPACQSIVKKAVVEKMKSAYGTEWFPEDGQRYVIEVWLRDDIALITLDTTGPGLHKRGYRKLVTEAPLKETMAAAMILLSRWRPERPLYDPFCGSGTIPIEAAMIGWNIAPGLRRTFNSEGWPVIPAELWEAAREEAFDAVKDDIPLAIAGSDIDPSAIEVAEAAVKKAGFARDIKLSVLPVAKVKPEGDYGCIITNPPYGTRLGDETEAEKALRQLGYAALFLPTWSFFALSPSKSLEQYFGRSADKKRKLFNGRIECAYYQYFGPLPPFSRG
- the tatC gene encoding twin-arginine translocase subunit TatC, whose amino-acid sequence is MKNPNEQNVIGHLEEMRSRLIRTLITFIVATAAAFIYVRDIYHWLARDVDQKLVVLGPSDVMWVYLMIAGVVGIAITLPIAAYQLWKFVRPALPEQARRSTLVFIPAISLLFMIGIAFGYFILFPMVLGFMEKMAGEDFATMYTAQKYFTFMIHMTVPFGFLFEMPAIVMFLTKLGILNPKRLAKARKLAYFILAIIAITITPPDILSDIIVIVPLFLLYEISITISKIVYRKQLQLQTDV
- a CDS encoding MFS transporter — translated: MVQWKKNLMVLWFGQFLVMAGMTMIIPFLSLYLQSELGLTDPHEIATWAGFIFAGNFITAFVFQPLWGKLSDRYGRKMMLLRSGFGMAIVMVLMGFATSPWHLLLLRMVNGTISGFNPASVSLISATTPKNRMGFAMGTLQSGGIAGTILGPFMGGLLADQVGYRPIFYITGTLLFLASLLALFVVKESFDRTQAAQKPNVSVIEGFRRLGRIPQLMSLFAVSFMIQFAMIGPMPLMPLYVQELLGTTVDLAFWAGFVGSAAGLSNLVAAPLLGRLSDRVGQERILGISLVGAAVMFIPQAMADSVWQLLVYRFIQGMFLGGLIPSVNSLIRKHTPDGMEGRAYSFNSSTLSLGNMIGPVVGGFISGWIGIEGVFLVSSGLFILNAIWVWQTLAKRNNRVSRS